GAACGGGCTTGAGGGCTATATGGGCCGCGTGCGCCACGCCTTCCTGATCGGCGAGGCGCAGGAACAATTCGCCGCATGGCTCGACACGCAGGGCGTTGCCTATACACGCTGCGGAACGCTGGATGTCGCGACCGCGAAGGCGGCCGGGATGGCGCTGGCGGAGCGGCTGGCGGGCGCCTGCGTGCTGCTGTCGCCGGCTTGCGCGTCGTGGGACCAGTTCGCCAATTTCGAGAAGCGCGGCGACGCCTTCGCGGCCTATGTCGCGAACATCGTTTCCGCGCATGAGAACACCGGGACCGGTACCAGCGGAGGCGTTGCATGATCACCTTCGACCGCACCGACCAATCGATCTTCGGCCGCTGGTGGTGGACCGTCGACCGCTGGCAGCTGGGCGCCGTCGCCCTGCTGATGTTCCTCGGCACCGTCCTGATCACCGCGGCCAGCCCGCCGGTGGCCGAGCGCATCGGTATCCAGGACACCTTCTATTTCGTCGAACGCCACGTGATGATGCTGATCCCGGCGATCATCATCATGGTCGGCGTCTCGCTGCTCAGCCCTCGCGGCGTGCGGCGGGTGGCGCTGGGGGTGTTCCTGATCTCGGTGGTGCTGGTCTACGCCACCCTGGTCGTGGGCGTGGAGATCAAGGGCGCCCGCCGCTGGATCCATGTCCCCGGCCTGTCGATCCAGCCGTCGGAGTTCGTGAAGCCGGCCTTCGCCGTGGTCGCGGCCTGGCTGTTCTCGCTGTCGCGCACCAATCCGGGCTTCCCCGGCGCGCTGGTGTCGATGGTGCTGTACGGCGTCACCATGGTCGGCCTGATCCTGCAGCCCGATTTGGGCATGACCTTCGTCGTCTCCGCCGTCTGGTTCACCCAGTTCTTCCTGGCCGGGCTGAACCTCGTGCTGGTGATGGGGCTGGGCGGCTTGGGTATCGTCGGACTGGTCGGCGCCTATTACACGCTGCCGCACGTCACCAGCCGCATTGACCGCTTCCTCGACCCGCATGCCGGCGACAATTACCAGGTCAATCGTTCGCTGGAGGCCTTCGCCAACGGCGGCCTGATGGGAACCGGACCCGGTCAGGGCACGGTGAAGTTCTACCTGCCCGACAGCCACGCCGACTTCATCTTCGCGGTCGCCGGCGAAGAACTGGGGCTGATTTTCTGCTTGGGATTGGTGGTGCTGTTCGCCTTTGTCGTGCTGCGTGGATTCGCCCGCATCTTCAACGACAACAACTACTTCGTCCTGCTGGCCGCCGCCGGTCTTCTGATCCAGTTCGGGCTTCAGGCGGCGATCAACATGGGTTCGTCCTTGCATCTTATGCCGACCAAGGGCATGACCCTGCCGTTCATCTCTTACGGCGGCTCCTCGCTGCTCGCTCTCGGGTTCGGCATGGGCATGGTTCTGGCTTTGACACGCAAACGCTTCGGCCCCCTGGAATGAGGAGGCCGACGGACTTGAGCGCGACGACCCTCGACGCGAACGCCAACAAAGTGATCGTGCTGGCCGCCGGCGGCACCGGCGGACACATGTTCCCGGCCGAAGCGCTGGCGCGCGAGCTGCTGTCCCGCGGCCGCGCGGTGACGCTGGTCACCGACAAGCGCGGCCACGCCTTCGGCGAAAATCTGCCGGAGGTGCCGGTCCACCGCATCCGCGCCGCCTCCCCCGGTGCAGGCATCGTCGGCAAGCTGAAGGCAGCCCTGCAGATGGGGCTCGGCCTGCTGGAGGCGCGGGCGCTGATGCGCCGGCTCGATCCCGCTGCGGTCGTCGGTTTCGGCGGTTACCCGTCCGTGCCCACCGTCTATGCCGCCATCCAGTCCAAAGTGCCGGCCTTGCTGCACGAACAGAATGCCGTGCTAGGCCGCGCCAACCGGATGCTGATCGCCGGGGCCAGCCGCATCGCCGTCGCCTTCCCCGGCATCGAGAAGCTGGGCGAGGCGCAGCGCGCCAAGATCGTCCGCACCGGCAACCCGGTACGCCCGGCGGTCGCCGCCCGCCGCCTCTCCCCCTACGAGGCGCCCGGCGCCGCCGGCCCGATCCGCCTGCTGGTGATGGGCGGCAGCCAGGGTGCCCGCGTCTTTTCCGAGGTGATCCCCGCAGCGCTCGCCCTGCTGCCGGAGGAGATGCGCGCCCGCATCCATCTGGCGCAGCAGTGCCGTCCGGAAGACCTGGAAGCCGCCCGCGACGCGCTGGAGCCGCTGGGCCTCGCCCGGCTGGAGTTGCAGACCTTCTTCCGCGACGTGCCGGAACGGCTGGCCGCCTGCCACCTCGCCGTGACCCGCGCCGGCGCCTCCACCATCGCCGAGCTGACCTGCGTCGGCCGTCCGGCGATCCTGGTGCCCTACCCGCACGCCACCGACGACCACCAGACCGCCAACGCCCGCCATCTGGCCGAGGCCGGCGCCGCCTGGCTCATGCCGCAGCCCTCCTTCACCGCCCAGGCCCTGGCCGAGCGGCTGTCCTCCCTGCTGGCCGACCCGCAGGCGCTCGCAGCATCGGCGCGGGCCGCCCACGAGTGGGGCACCGCCGACGCCGCCACTGCGCTGGCCGACGCCGTGCTGGCGATGCTGGACGGCGGGCGAGCCGCCCGCACCGACCACACCGATCCGAAGCAGACCGATCCAAGCCTGACCGACCACGACCAATCCCACAACGCCCGGCGGTCCGCCGCCGGCGCCAGCGCCAAGGGGGCCGCGGAATGATCAAAGCCAGGACTCTGACCAGACCGACGCCCCGTCCGCTGCAGGACTGGCCGGCGGACATGACTCGGACCGAGGGCGGCTGGTACAACCGTCCGGGCTGTCCGCTGGTGCCGCGCTTCCTCGCCGAAGGCGGCTTCCTGCGTGACCGCCTGTCGATGATCCACGGATCGCAGCCCCTCCCCGACGACCTGTCCGATGCGGCGGTCGACGCCACCCTTCGCCTGATGCTTCGCCGCGGAAAGTAAGCCTGACATGCGCGCCCTCCCCCTCTCGATCGGCACCATCCACTTCGTCGGCATCGGCGGCATCGGCATGAGCGGCATCGCCGAGGTGCTGCGGAACCTGGGCTATACCGTCCAGGGTTCCGACCTCGCCGAGAACGCCAACGTCAAGCGCCTGCGCGAGCTGGGCATCAAGGTGTTCGTCGGCCATCGCGGCGAGAACATCGCCGGCGCCGCCGTGGTCGTCGTCTCCTCCGCCGTCAAGCGCGACAATCCGGAGGTGGTGGCCGCCCGCGCCGCCCTGGTGCCGGTGGTCCGCCGCGCCGAGATGCTGGGCGAGCTGATGCGCCTGAAATGGGCCATCGCCATCGGCGGCACCCATGGCAAGACCACGACCACCTCGATGGTCGGCCACATGCTGGAGCATGCCAACCTCGACCCCACCGTCATCAACGGCGGCATCATCAACGCCTACGGCTCCAACACCCGGCTCGGCACCGGCGACTGGATGGTGGTGGAGGCGGACGAGAGCGACGGCACCTTCGTGAAGCTGCCGGCCTGCATCGCCGTCGTCACCAACATGGATCCGGAGCATCTGGACTTCTACGGCACCTTCGACAACGCGCGCGCCGCCTTCGACAGCTTCGTCCAGAACATTCCCTTCTACGGCTTCGCCGCGCTCTGCATCGACCATCCCGAGGTGCAGGCGATGATCCCCCGCGTGTCGGACCGCCGCATCGTCACCTACGGCTTCTCGCCGCAGGCCGACATCCGCGCGGTCAACGTGGAGCTGGGTCCCGACGGCGCCAAGTACGACGTGCTGATCTACGACCGCCACACCGGAGAAAGCCGCGCCATCGCCGGCGTGCGCCTGCCGATGTACGGGCCGCACAACGTCCAGAACTCGCTGGCCTGCTTCGCGGTCGGCAACGAGATGGGCCTTCCCGACGTGGTGATGCGCGACAGCATGGCCAAGTTCCAAGGCGTGAAGCGCCGCTTCACCAAGACCGGCGAGGCCAACGGCATCACCGTCATCGACGATTACGGCCACCACCCGGTGGAGATCGCCGCGGTGCTGAAGGCCGCGCGCACCGCCGGCACCGGCCGCACCATCGCCGTCGTCCAGCCGCACCGCTATTCCCGCCTCGCCGCCCTGTTCGAAGAGTTCTGCACCTGCTTCAACGACGCCGACGCCGTGATCGTCGCCGACGTCTATGCCGCCGGTGAAACGCCGATCGAAGGCGTCAGCCGCGACAGTCTGGTGGAGGGCCTGCGCATGCACGGCCACCGCCATGTCGTGGCCCTGCAGAACCAGCAGGAGCTGGCCCAGGTCGTGCGCGAGATGGCGCGGCCCGGCGACTTCGTCGTCTGCCTGGGCGCCGGCAACATCACCCAGTGGGCGAACGCCCTGCCGGGCGAGCTGTCGTCGCTCTACGGCGCCACGCGATGACGGCAGCGCCCCGCATGAGCCCCGCTGACGGCCACCTGCCCAACGGCCATTTGATGGAACGGATGCCCGCGGTGCGCGGCCGGCTGACCGCCGACGCTTCGCTGGCGCCGGTGACGTGGTTTCGCGTCGGTGGCCCGGCAGAGGTGATGTTCCGCCCGGCCGACGCCGACGACCTCGCCAACTTCCTGGCCGCCCTGCCGGCCGAGGTGCCGGTGACGGTGATCGGCGTCGCCTCCAACCTGCTGGTGCGGGACGGCGGCGTACCGGGCGTCACCATCCGGCTCGGCCGCGGCTTCACCGACATCACGGCCGACGGGATGAGTTTGACGGCGGGGGCCGCGGCGCTCGACCTGAATGTCGCCATGGTCGCCCGCGACGCCGGGATCGCCGGGCTGGAGTTCCTCTCCGGCATCCCCGGCACCATCGGCGGCGCGCTGCGCATGAACGGCGGCGCCTATGGCCGCGAGCTGGCCGATGTACTGGTCTCCGCCACCGCGGTGGCGCGCGACGGCCGGCGGCTGGAGTTCAGCCATGCCGGCATGGGCTTCACCTACCGCCACAGCGCGGCGCCGGATGACTGCATCTTCACCGGCGCCGTCCTGCGCGGCGAGCCCGGCAACCCGCTGGAGATCGCGCGCCGCATGTCCGAGATCTCCGACAAGCGCGCCGACAGCCAGCCGGTCCGCTCCC
The Azospirillum sp. TSA2s DNA segment above includes these coding regions:
- the murC gene encoding UDP-N-acetylmuramate--L-alanine ligase, whose translation is MRALPLSIGTIHFVGIGGIGMSGIAEVLRNLGYTVQGSDLAENANVKRLRELGIKVFVGHRGENIAGAAVVVVSSAVKRDNPEVVAARAALVPVVRRAEMLGELMRLKWAIAIGGTHGKTTTTSMVGHMLEHANLDPTVINGGIINAYGSNTRLGTGDWMVVEADESDGTFVKLPACIAVVTNMDPEHLDFYGTFDNARAAFDSFVQNIPFYGFAALCIDHPEVQAMIPRVSDRRIVTYGFSPQADIRAVNVELGPDGAKYDVLIYDRHTGESRAIAGVRLPMYGPHNVQNSLACFAVGNEMGLPDVVMRDSMAKFQGVKRRFTKTGEANGITVIDDYGHHPVEIAAVLKAARTAGTGRTIAVVQPHRYSRLAALFEEFCTCFNDADAVIVADVYAAGETPIEGVSRDSLVEGLRMHGHRHVVALQNQQELAQVVREMARPGDFVVCLGAGNITQWANALPGELSSLYGATR
- a CDS encoding FtsW/RodA/SpoVE family cell cycle protein; this encodes MITFDRTDQSIFGRWWWTVDRWQLGAVALLMFLGTVLITAASPPVAERIGIQDTFYFVERHVMMLIPAIIIMVGVSLLSPRGVRRVALGVFLISVVLVYATLVVGVEIKGARRWIHVPGLSIQPSEFVKPAFAVVAAWLFSLSRTNPGFPGALVSMVLYGVTMVGLILQPDLGMTFVVSAVWFTQFFLAGLNLVLVMGLGGLGIVGLVGAYYTLPHVTSRIDRFLDPHAGDNYQVNRSLEAFANGGLMGTGPGQGTVKFYLPDSHADFIFAVAGEELGLIFCLGLVVLFAFVVLRGFARIFNDNNYFVLLAAAGLLIQFGLQAAINMGSSLHLMPTKGMTLPFISYGGSSLLALGFGMGMVLALTRKRFGPLE
- the murG gene encoding undecaprenyldiphospho-muramoylpentapeptide beta-N-acetylglucosaminyltransferase produces the protein MRRPTDLSATTLDANANKVIVLAAGGTGGHMFPAEALARELLSRGRAVTLVTDKRGHAFGENLPEVPVHRIRAASPGAGIVGKLKAALQMGLGLLEARALMRRLDPAAVVGFGGYPSVPTVYAAIQSKVPALLHEQNAVLGRANRMLIAGASRIAVAFPGIEKLGEAQRAKIVRTGNPVRPAVAARRLSPYEAPGAAGPIRLLVMGGSQGARVFSEVIPAALALLPEEMRARIHLAQQCRPEDLEAARDALEPLGLARLELQTFFRDVPERLAACHLAVTRAGASTIAELTCVGRPAILVPYPHATDDHQTANARHLAEAGAAWLMPQPSFTAQALAERLSSLLADPQALAASARAAHEWGTADAATALADAVLAMLDGGRAARTDHTDPKQTDPSLTDHDQSHNARRSAAGASAKGAAE
- the murB gene encoding UDP-N-acetylmuramate dehydrogenase yields the protein MSPADGHLPNGHLMERMPAVRGRLTADASLAPVTWFRVGGPAEVMFRPADADDLANFLAALPAEVPVTVIGVASNLLVRDGGVPGVTIRLGRGFTDITADGMSLTAGAAALDLNVAMVARDAGIAGLEFLSGIPGTIGGALRMNGGAYGRELADVLVSATAVARDGRRLEFSHAGMGFTYRHSAAPDDCIFTGAVLRGEPGNPLEIARRMSEISDKRADSQPVRSRTGGSTFKNPEGHKAWELIDKAGCRGLSIGDAQVSEKHCNFLINNGTATAAQLEALGEEVRRRVFETSGVTLEWEIKRIGVPAAEGAAQ